A genomic window from Salvia miltiorrhiza cultivar Shanhuang (shh) chromosome 5, IMPLAD_Smil_shh, whole genome shotgun sequence includes:
- the LOC130986147 gene encoding uncharacterized protein LOC130986147 isoform X2: MSGFSRVSISDSLRRTIEDIKEIAGQHSDEDIYAMLKECNMDPNETAQKLLYLDTFHEVKRKRDRRKVRRGTRGGGNNYSSYNSAGGRQLNVRQEISHSSPMAMGRDSNKSSVAVVHQESSKAPAITGSTSAANGSTIVYNGSPIHELNSQLAEQNIRGAAKETQTVCDGMSKKLPSLRTVSLKQFANIDPGPTPTSTPTNASAAATARTPGGSLRPKCSHVGNSVGLYSSATDPVLVPSLNPRNPGSVGIIKRETGNQRSAAEISGNLLEDSRMTAVVNVTFGQVATGSVDLTQETQPIEEYQGVGSSQAESSRLPSSTSHHTAAAKGNQETCLVQQDNAPSKEMCEDVDVASEANLHSLPTVEDPIQEQTTSEVDKLHSATKSVIFPNHLHVPEAFKSSLMFGSLESSLGESSDSGPREASIGTNIEASKEPSVMPQSSSSISRCSDYPDCPPSPPHVLVNLKENPAASLRYERSKQEMLQPHNPPAPPTTSDYGLNLVPPAVQLEGLETKA, from the exons ATGAGCGGGTTTTCTAGGGTTTCGATTTCCGACAGTTTGCGAAGGACGATTGAGGATATCAAGGAGATTGCCGGCCAACACAGCGATGAAGATATTTACGCAATGCTGAAGGAGTGCAACATGGATCCCAATGAAACCGCTCAGAAACTCCTCTATCTCG ATACGTTTCATGAGGTTAAGAGGAAACGTGATCGGCGGAAAGTG CGGCGAGGGACTAGGGGTGGTGGAAACAATTATTCTTCGTATAATTCTGCTG GTGGGAGACAACTAAATGTTCGTCAAGAAATTTCTCACAGTAGTCCTATGGCTATGGGGAGAGATTCTAATAAATCTTCTGTGGCAGTTGTGCACCAAGAAAGCAGTAAAGCACCTGCTATAACAGG TTCCACAAGTGCTGCCAATGGATCAACAATTGTATACAATGGAAGCCCAATCCATGAATTGAACTCTCAATTAGCTGAGCAAAATATCAGAGGTGCCGCCAAAGAAACTCAAACTGTTTGTGATGGTATGTCCAAAAAATTGCCATCTCTGCGGACTGTTTCCTTGAAGCAATTTGCAAATATAGATCCCGGTCCTACTCCTACTTCGACACCTACCAATGCCTCCGCAGCAGCAACAGCTAGAACTCCAGGTGGAAGTTTGAGGCCAAAATGTAGTCATGTTGGGAACAGTGTTGGCTTGTACTCTTCTGCAACAGATCCTGTCTTAGTGCCATCTCTCAACCCACGGAACCCTGGCTCTGTTGGTATAATTAAGCGTGAGACGGGTAATCAGCGTAGTGCTGCTGAAATTAGTGGTAATCTCCTAGAAGACAGCAGAATGACTGCTGTCGTCAATGTGACATTTGGTCAAGTAGCCACAGGATCTGTTGACTTGACTCAAGAGACACAGCCTATAGAAGAATATCAGGGAGTCGGAAGTAGTCAGGCTGAATCTTCAAGACTGCCATCTTCAACTAGTCACCACACTGCTGCTGCCAAGGGTAATCAAGAAACTTGCTTAGTTCAACAGGATAATGCTCCTTCTAAAG AGATGTGTGAAGATGTGGATGTTGCATCAGAAGCTAATCTTCATTCTCTTCCTACTGTGGAGGATCCTATTCAAGAGCAAACTACTTCAGAAGTTGATAAGCTACACTCAGCTACAAAATCTGTGATTTTCCCAAATCATCTTCATGTACCTGAAGCATTTAAAAGTTCTTTGATGTTTGGAAGTCTGGAGTCTTCTCTAGGAGAGAGCAGCGACTCCGGTCCTAGGGAAGCATCAATTGGCACCAATATTGAAGCTTCAAAGGAACCTTCAGTAAT GCCTCAGTCTTCATCCTCGATATCTAGATGCAGCGACTATCCTGATTGCCCCCCTTCTCCACCTCATGTCCTTGTAAACTTAAAAGAAAATCCTGCTGCGTCTCTGAGATATGAGCGGTCGAAACAGGAGATGCTGCAACCTCACAACCCACCTGCTCCCCCTACCACTTCTGACTACGGTCTGAATCTCGTACCTCCTGCCGTGCAACTAGAAGGACTTGAAACAAAGGCAT GA
- the LOC130986148 gene encoding WEB family protein At5g55860, with the protein MVAKDYQKSKGSNKAEVGEIDTSAPFQSVKDAVNLFGEGAFSGERPAIRKPKAQSAERVLAKETQLHLAQKELNKLKEQLKNAETTKVDALLELEKAKRTVDDLSQKLKVINESKDSAIKSTEAAKRQANQLAEANNDILEGVNGYSNNDLETDKTQYLNAVAELNAAKQELRKIRLEYDASVEEKDRAAKQAVEADAAAKANLERVGELSAEIANIHDSVQQVKLASAQAKEEETLICADKEKEKHSYKERIEESVKKLIALKKDVEPEVTKNLEAELNGTLSEIESLRNEMENTRVSDLGSVKAVTVELVGAKDSLNKVAEEESSLRSLVESLKVELENIKKVHAELKEQEAETESLAGNLHVKLRKAKSELEDALAEEAKIRGASDELIASIHQLASENETAKIEAQEMKHKAEELNKEADATRIELEEAENKLEIAMNEAEEAKAAEVKALDQIKMLSEKTDAARASTSEPGAQITLSRDEFESLSRKVEESEKLSDMKVAAAMAQVEAVQASENEALQRLEATRKEIDEMKAATQEALKKAEMAEAARKAVEGELRRWREREQKKAEEAAARILAETDKSLESSPSHYQIQKPRSQVKEKVVETKRLEKAKTSVSKKVLMPSLTYVFQKKKNKVDGGSPSYLPGERPVW; encoded by the exons ATGGTGGCGAAAGATTATCAGAAAAGCAAAGGATCAAATAAAGCTGAGGTGGGAGAAATAGACACCAGTGCACCGTTTCAATCCGTCAAAGATGCTGTCAACTTATTTGGTGAAGGTGCTTTTTCAGGTGAAAGGCCTGCCATTAGGAAGCCGAAAGCACAATCTGCAGAA CGAGTTCTGGCAAAAGAGACGCAGCTTCACCTGGCCCAAAAGGAGTTAAATAAGTTGAAGGAGCAATTGAAAAATGCCGAGACCACAAAAGTCGATGCTCTTTTAGAGCTAGAAAAAGCTAAACGGACCGTTGATGATTTGAGCCAGAAGCTAAAAGTCATTAATGAATCAAAAGATTCAGCAATTAAATCTACAGAAGCGGCTAAGCGTCAGGCAAACCAACTTGCAGAAGCCAACAATGATATTTTGGAAGGAGTAAACGGATATTCGAACAATGATCTTGAAACCGACAAAACTCAGTATTTGAATGCTGTCGCTGAACTTAATGCAGCCAAACAGGAATTAAGGAAAATTCGTCTGGAATATGATGCATCTGTAGAAGAGAAGGACAGAGCAGCAAAGCAAGCTGTTGAAGCTGATGCTGCTGCCAAAGCAAACTTGGAGAGAGTTGGTGAGCTGTCTGCTGAAATTGCTAATATACATGACTCGGTTCAGCAAGTAAAGTTGGCAAGCGCACAAGCAAAGGAAGAGGAAACGTTAATCTGTGCCGACAAGGAGAAAGAGAAGCACTCATATAAAGAAAGAATCGAAGAGTCAGTGAAGAAACTGATTGCTTTGAAGAAAGATGTTGAGCCTGAGGTCACAAAAAATCTGGAGGCTGAGTTGAATGGAACTTTGTCTGAAATCGAATCTCTACGAAATGAGATGGAGAACACAAGGGTTTCTGATCTTGGTTCTGTTAAAGCTGTTACTGTAGAGTTGGTTGGTGCCAAAGATTCGCTAAATAAAGTAGCAGAAGAGGAGAGCTCGCTAAGAAGCTTAGTCGAGAGTCTTAAggttgaactggaaaatattaaaaaggTGCATGCTGAATTAAAGGAGCAGGAAGCAGAAACTGAATCATTGGCAGGTAATCTGCACGTCAAACTCCGGAAAGCTAAGTCTGAGCTTGAAGATGCACTTGCTGAAGAAGCCAAGATCAGAGGTGCATCTGATGAACTGATTGCTTCGATTCATCAGCTAGCTTCAGAGAATGAGACTGCTAAAATCGAAGCTCAAGAGATGAAACACAAGGCTGAAGAGCTTAACAAAGAAGCAGATGCCACGAGAATTGAACTGGAAGAAGCAGAAAATAAGCTAGAGATAGCGATGAACGAAGCTGAGGAAGCAAAGGCGGCTGAAGTCAAAGCCCTTGATCAAATTAAGATGCTTTCTGAGAAAACAGATGCTGCGCGTGCCTCCACGTCCGAGCCTGGCGCCCAGATCACCTTGTCGAGAGACGAATTTGAATCACTGAGTCGAAAGGTTGAGGAATCTGAAAAACTGTCAGATATGAAAGTTGCAGCTGCCATGGCTCAGGTGGAAGCTGTGCAGGCCAGCGAGAATGAGGCACTGCAGAGATTGGAGGCGACCCGGAAAGAGATAGACGAGATGAAAGCTGCAACCCAAGAGGCATTGAAGAAAGCAGAGATGGCGGAGGCGGCCAGGAAGGCAGTTGAAGGGGAACTCAGAAGATGGCGGGAACGGGAGCAAAAGAAGGCTGAAGAAGCAGCAGCGCGTATTCTTGCAGAGACAGACAAGTCTCTGGAATCATCTCCCAGTCATTACCAAATCCAAAAGCCAAGGTCTCAAGTAAAAGAGAAAGTAGTGGAAACCAAGAGGCTAGAGAAGGCAAAGACATCTGTTTCCAAGAAAGTGCTGATGCCTAGTCTTACTTATGTTttccagaaaaagaaaaacaaagtagaTGGCGGCTCTCCTTCCTACTTGCCTGGTGAGAGGCCGGTTTGGTGA
- the LOC130986147 gene encoding uncharacterized protein LOC130986147 isoform X1 produces MSGFSRVSISDSLRRTIEDIKEIAGQHSDEDIYAMLKECNMDPNETAQKLLYLDTFHEVKRKRDRRKVRRGTRGGGNNYSSYNSADVVGGRQLNVRQEISHSSPMAMGRDSNKSSVAVVHQESSKAPAITGSTSAANGSTIVYNGSPIHELNSQLAEQNIRGAAKETQTVCDGMSKKLPSLRTVSLKQFANIDPGPTPTSTPTNASAAATARTPGGSLRPKCSHVGNSVGLYSSATDPVLVPSLNPRNPGSVGIIKRETGNQRSAAEISGNLLEDSRMTAVVNVTFGQVATGSVDLTQETQPIEEYQGVGSSQAESSRLPSSTSHHTAAAKGNQETCLVQQDNAPSKEMCEDVDVASEANLHSLPTVEDPIQEQTTSEVDKLHSATKSVIFPNHLHVPEAFKSSLMFGSLESSLGESSDSGPREASIGTNIEASKEPSVMPQSSSSISRCSDYPDCPPSPPHVLVNLKENPAASLRYERSKQEMLQPHNPPAPPTTSDYGLNLVPPAVQLEGLETKA; encoded by the exons ATGAGCGGGTTTTCTAGGGTTTCGATTTCCGACAGTTTGCGAAGGACGATTGAGGATATCAAGGAGATTGCCGGCCAACACAGCGATGAAGATATTTACGCAATGCTGAAGGAGTGCAACATGGATCCCAATGAAACCGCTCAGAAACTCCTCTATCTCG ATACGTTTCATGAGGTTAAGAGGAAACGTGATCGGCGGAAAGTG CGGCGAGGGACTAGGGGTGGTGGAAACAATTATTCTTCGTATAATTCTGCTG ATGTTGTAGGTGGGAGACAACTAAATGTTCGTCAAGAAATTTCTCACAGTAGTCCTATGGCTATGGGGAGAGATTCTAATAAATCTTCTGTGGCAGTTGTGCACCAAGAAAGCAGTAAAGCACCTGCTATAACAGG TTCCACAAGTGCTGCCAATGGATCAACAATTGTATACAATGGAAGCCCAATCCATGAATTGAACTCTCAATTAGCTGAGCAAAATATCAGAGGTGCCGCCAAAGAAACTCAAACTGTTTGTGATGGTATGTCCAAAAAATTGCCATCTCTGCGGACTGTTTCCTTGAAGCAATTTGCAAATATAGATCCCGGTCCTACTCCTACTTCGACACCTACCAATGCCTCCGCAGCAGCAACAGCTAGAACTCCAGGTGGAAGTTTGAGGCCAAAATGTAGTCATGTTGGGAACAGTGTTGGCTTGTACTCTTCTGCAACAGATCCTGTCTTAGTGCCATCTCTCAACCCACGGAACCCTGGCTCTGTTGGTATAATTAAGCGTGAGACGGGTAATCAGCGTAGTGCTGCTGAAATTAGTGGTAATCTCCTAGAAGACAGCAGAATGACTGCTGTCGTCAATGTGACATTTGGTCAAGTAGCCACAGGATCTGTTGACTTGACTCAAGAGACACAGCCTATAGAAGAATATCAGGGAGTCGGAAGTAGTCAGGCTGAATCTTCAAGACTGCCATCTTCAACTAGTCACCACACTGCTGCTGCCAAGGGTAATCAAGAAACTTGCTTAGTTCAACAGGATAATGCTCCTTCTAAAG AGATGTGTGAAGATGTGGATGTTGCATCAGAAGCTAATCTTCATTCTCTTCCTACTGTGGAGGATCCTATTCAAGAGCAAACTACTTCAGAAGTTGATAAGCTACACTCAGCTACAAAATCTGTGATTTTCCCAAATCATCTTCATGTACCTGAAGCATTTAAAAGTTCTTTGATGTTTGGAAGTCTGGAGTCTTCTCTAGGAGAGAGCAGCGACTCCGGTCCTAGGGAAGCATCAATTGGCACCAATATTGAAGCTTCAAAGGAACCTTCAGTAAT GCCTCAGTCTTCATCCTCGATATCTAGATGCAGCGACTATCCTGATTGCCCCCCTTCTCCACCTCATGTCCTTGTAAACTTAAAAGAAAATCCTGCTGCGTCTCTGAGATATGAGCGGTCGAAACAGGAGATGCTGCAACCTCACAACCCACCTGCTCCCCCTACCACTTCTGACTACGGTCTGAATCTCGTACCTCCTGCCGTGCAACTAGAAGGACTTGAAACAAAGGCAT GA